One stretch of Arachis hypogaea cultivar Tifrunner chromosome 20, arahy.Tifrunner.gnm2.J5K5, whole genome shotgun sequence DNA includes these proteins:
- the LOC112785508 gene encoding uncharacterized protein gives MDPACEEAFNHFKEILATPPVLGKPEVGEPLYLYLAITEEALAAALVREEGKAQQPIYFVSKALQGAELRYSKLEKLELALLTSSRRLRQYFQGHQVVVRTDQGIRQVLQKPDLARKMMTWAIKLSQYDLRYEPRHAIKAQVMADFLVEVTGDPTEEAGTRLILAREVGATRLEVCSDSQVITSQVNGSYQARDSLLQKYLEKVKELAKQFEEVTVQHVPRERNTRADLLSKLASAKPGVGNRSLIQGMIKEPAVALHLTKIGPSWMDLITDFLENGKLPEDEKEAKALRREAARYVIIQGQLFKTGLSQPLLKCLYPDQTDYVLREVHEGCCGHHIGGKALARKLIRAGYYWPSMIADSKDQLPKVHVEAGDNSIRHSGSRHLRQRDTVHRQEIRGILHRPGHKAEILLSRAPQTNGQVEATNKVILLGLKKRLDSKKGAWADELASVLWSYRTTEQSSTGETHFRLTYGVDAMIPVEIGESNPRLLLKGVEEAVENDLADEASEMAHLSKIALKQRMALCYNTKVLKKEFEQNDLVLRHNDIGLPTQGEGKLTANWKGPYRVKEVIVKGAYKLEKLDGKEVPRTWNAGNLRRFYSYFKHASQTI, from the exons ATGGACCCCGCGTGCGAGGAAGCATTCAATCACTTCAAAGAGATCCTTGCAACACCACCTGTACTCGGTAAGCCTGAGGTCGGAGAACCGCTCTACCTGTACCTAGCCATAACGGAAGAAGCACTGGCAGCGGCTTTGGTGCGGGAAGAAGGGAAAGCTCAACAACCGATTTACTTTGTAAGTAAAGCGCTGCAAGGTGCAGAACTGAGATACAGCAAGTTAGAGAAACTGGAACTAGCACTCCTAACCTCTTCCCGCAGGTTGCGGCAATACTTCCAAGGTCACCAGGTGGTCGTGAGAACGGACCAGGGAATTCGTCAAGTGCTCCAAAAACCTGATTTAGCGAGAAagatgatgacctgggccattAAGCTATCTCAATATGATTTGAGATATGAACCTCGACATGCGATTAAGGCACAAGTAATGGCAGACTTCCTGGTGGAAGTAACAGGAGACCCGACTGAGGAAGcgggcacacg CTTGATCTTAGCTCGGGAAGTCGGGGCTACGAGGTTGGAAGTGTGCAGCGACTCACAGGTCATTACCTCGCAAGTgaacggaagctaccaagccagggACTCGCTGTTGCAAAAGTACTTGGAGAAGGTCAAAGAGCTGGCCAAACAGTTCGAAGAGGTCACAGTCCAACACGTTCCAagggaaaggaacacacgggcagacctcctatcTAAGCTAGCAAGCGCGAAACCGGGAGTCGGCAACAGATCCCTCATTCAAGGAATGATAAAGGAACCGGCAGTCGCCCTCCACCTGACAAAGATAGGCCCCTCGTGGATGGACCTCATCACTGACTTCCTGGAAAATGGCAAACTCCCTGAAGACGAGAAGGAAGCTAAAGCGTTGAGAAGGGAGGCGGCCAGATATGTGATCATACAAGGCCAACTATTCAAAACGGGACTTAGCCAGCCCTTGCTGAAGTGCCTTTAtcccgaccaaacggactacgtaCTCAGAGAAGTCCATGAGGGATGCTGTGgtcaccacatcgggggcaaagccctagcaagaaaGCTCATCCGAGCTGGATATTACTGGCCGTCAATGATAGCCGACTCAAAAGA CCAATTGCcgaaagttcatgtggaggcaggtgataactcgATTCGGCATTCCGGAAGTCGTCATCTTCGACAACGGGACACAGTTCACCGACAAGAAATTCGTGGAATTCTTCACCGGCCTGGGCATAAAGCAGAAATTCTCCTCAGTAGAGCACCCCAGACAAATGGTCAAGTTGAGGCCACAAACAAGGTCATCTTGCTGGGCCTCAAGAAGCGGCTGGACAGCAAAAAAGGTGCATGGGCCGACGAACTTGCCTCGGTTCTCTGGTCCTACCGAACGACCGAGCAATCGTCCACAGGGGAGACCCATTTCCGCCTGACGTACGGGGTGGACGCAATGATACCCGTAGAGATCGGTGAGTCGAACCCACGATTACTTCTGAAGGGAGTAGAGGAAGCGGTAGAAAATGACCTGGCAGATGAGGCCAGTGAGATGGCCCATTTGTCAAAAATAGCACTAAAGCAAAGAATGGCTCTGTgctacaacaccaaagtgctcaaGAAGGAATTTGAGCAAAACGACCTCGTCCTACGGCACAACGATATCGGGCTACCGACCCAGGGAGAAGGCAAACTGACGGCAAACTGGAAAGGCCCCTACAGAGTCAAAGAAGTGATTGTCAAGGGCGCCTACAAACTGGAGAAGCTCGATGGAAAGGAGGTCCCGAGAACTTGGAATGCAGGTAACCTGAGAAGGTTTTACTCCTACTTCAAGCACGCCAGCCAGACGATCTAA